From a region of the Primulina eburnea isolate SZY01 chromosome 7, ASM2296580v1, whole genome shotgun sequence genome:
- the LOC140836501 gene encoding BTB/POZ domain and ankyrin repeat-containing protein NPR1-like: MEYGSELNSSLSFASNSLLSNGSTSNNISSAASSEVGTSLELLSLSRLSTGLEKLLLGGDLDYSDAEIEVEGHIVGVHRCILASQSPFFHKLFKNVSVESVKERKPKYAMSELVPHGRVGYEAFIVVLNYLYTGKMKANPTEVSTCVDESCAHDSCGPAIDYSVQMMYACAIFQIKELVMVVQRRLLNFVDKAFVEDVIPILVVAFHCESKQLLAHCVQRIARSELDNIAMEKELPHEVLADVKSLCVHSKKEEEEEDSIIADSVNEKRIRRIHKALDSDDVVLVKLLLDESDITLDAACALHYAAAYCNPKLMNEVLNLKNADVNLRNSQGYTVLHVAARRKDPSIVLGLLAEGASVFDRTWDGRTAVTICRMLTRPKDFNEAMKHGQETNKDRLCVEMLAREMYRNPLAGYVSMSCMMVADDLHMRLLLLENRVAMARTLFPLEARLAMQIAHADLTLEFAGLSTSEGSYGNFREVDLNEIPTEQVKRLQQRLQALQKTVETGRRYFPNCSEVLDRLLEDDTLGALLLEKGTPEEQRTKKMRFMELKADVMKAFGRDMAEHKLTGFTTRSTVSSSPKGNAINNKVRKR, translated from the exons ATGGAATATGGCAGCGAGCTCAATTCATCATTGAGCTTTGCCTCCAATTCTCTCTTGTCAAATGGCTCAACTAGCAACAATATATCTTCCGCTGCTAGCTCCGAAGTGGGGACGAGTCTTGAATTATTGAGTTTGAGTAGACTAAGTACCGGCCTTGAGAAGCTCTTGCTTGGTGGTGACTTAGACTACAGTGATGCCGAAATAGAAGTTGAGGGGCACATTGTGGGTGTCCATCGCTGTATTTTAGCCTCCCAGAGTCCATTTTTTCACAAACTATTCAAAAATGTGAGTGTAGAATCTGTTAAGGAACGAAAACCGAAGTATGCTATGTCTGAATTGGTGCCTCATGGAAGAGTAGGATACGAAGCATTCATTGTTGTCTTGAATTATTTGTATACTGGAAAGATGAAGGCGAATCCAACCGAGGTATCAACCTGTGTTGATGAATCTTGTGCTCATGATTCCTGTGGCCCTGCCATCGATTATTCTGTGCAGATGATGTATGCTTGTGCTATATTTCAGATTAAAGAACTTGTGATGGTTGTTCAG CGTCGCCTTCTTAATTTTGTTGACAAAGCTTTTGTGGAAGACGTAATTCCAATTCTTGTGGTGGCATTTCATTGTGAGTCGAAGCAACTTCTTGCACATTGTGTCCAAAGAATAGCACGATCAGAACTCGACAACATTGCCATGGAGAAGGAGCTGCCCCATGAGGTGTTGGCCGATGTCAAATCACTCTGCGTCCACTCcaagaaagaagaagaagaagaagactcGATCATAGCGGACTCGGTGAATGAGAAGAGAATCAGGAGAATTCACAAAGCACTTGATTCTGATGACGTTGTATTAGTGAAGTTACTTTTGGATGAATCCGATATCACCTTAGATGCAGCTTGTGCTCTTCATTATGCTGCTGCATATTGCAATCCTAAGCTTATGAATGAGGTTTTGAACTTGAAGAACGCTGATGTTAACCTCAGAAATTCTCAAGGGTACACTGTACTTCATGTAGCTGCAAGACGCAAGGACCCATCCATAGTTCTTGGATTGCTTGCCGAGGGTGCATCTGTGTTTGATAGGACGTGGGATGGACGTACAGCTGTGACAATATGCAGGATGTTGACGCGTCCTAAGGATTTTAACGAGGCGATGAAGCATGGCCAGGAGACGAATAAGGACCGATTGTGTGTAGAAATGCTGGCGAGAGAGATGTACAGGAATCCATTGGCTGGATATGTGTCAATGTCATGCATGATGGTGGCCGATGATCTGCACATGAGGCTTCTTCTTCTTGAGAATAGAG TTGCAATGGCACGGACCTTATTTCCATTGGAAGCAAGATTAGCTATGCAGATAGCACATGCAGATTTGACACTGGAGTTTGCTGGGCTTTCGACATCCGAAGGTTCCTATGGGAACTTTAGGGAGGTAGATTTGAATGAAATACCGACTGAGCAAGTTAAAAGGCTCCAGCAGAGGTTGCAAGCCCTGCAAAAAACTG TGGAGACGGGGCGACGATATTTCCCTAACTGCTCGGAAGTTCTTGATAGACTGTTGGAGGACGACACTTTAGGGGCTCTATTACTGGAGAAGGGCACTCCAGAAGAACAAAGAACGAAAAAGATGCGCTTCATGGAACTCAAGGCGGATGTGATGAAAGCATTTGGCAGAGACATGGCTGAACATAAGCTGACAGGCTTTACAACTCGTTCTactgtttcatcttctccaaagGGTAATGCAATAAATAATAAGGTTAGAAAAAGATAA